One region of Aureibacillus halotolerans genomic DNA includes:
- a CDS encoding VOC family protein, giving the protein MKINSFYPVIQTKQVAATASFYVTHFGFETVFETDWYVSLKMNQSTIPFELAILEPSHSTIPKSFGKETSGLILNFEVDDVDAVYEKLIKTIGLPVHLDIRTEEFGQRHFITSDPNGILLDIISIVPPSEEFSSQYNEDIWTESNQGKNQ; this is encoded by the coding sequence ATGAAAATCAATAGTTTTTATCCAGTCATTCAAACAAAGCAGGTTGCTGCAACAGCATCCTTCTATGTCACACATTTTGGTTTTGAGACTGTATTTGAAACGGATTGGTATGTGAGTTTGAAAATGAACCAAAGTACCATTCCATTTGAGTTGGCCATTTTGGAACCTTCACATTCAACGATTCCTAAATCATTTGGCAAAGAGACGAGTGGTTTGATACTAAATTTTGAGGTGGACGATGTTGATGCTGTGTATGAGAAGCTCATTAAGACAATAGGGCTTCCAGTGCACTTAGACATTCGAACAGAGGAATTTGGTCAACGTCATTTTATAACGAGCGATCCAAATGGCATTTTGCTTGATATCATTTCAATTGTCCCCCCGTCAGAGGAATTCAGCAGTCAGTACAATGAGGACATTTGGACAGAGTCGAATCAAGGCAAAAATCAGTGA
- a CDS encoding NAD(P)/FAD-dependent oxidoreductase translates to MAYDCAIIGGGPAGLNAALVLGRARKRIALFDDSSPRNAVTHASHGFITRDGVTPEEFRRIGYEEVLRYPTVEHLPVKVTEVYRDKESKDIVLRKSSGEKVNARKLILAGGLKEELPNIKGVHQFYGKSLFNCPFCDGWELRDQPLVIVSDQPHVFHTAKLLLNWSKDVTVCTHGADVLTAEQQQLLSSRGIQIVKTPVEAFIGREGKLEYVQLIDGTKIARTGGFIAPTMVPQVQFEDMLGYEMNEQGGIVTDGWGRTSAPGVYAAGDATYVMPAQLVLAAASGSKAAMGVVADCLEEEWPTI, encoded by the coding sequence ATGGCTTACGATTGCGCAATTATTGGTGGAGGACCGGCTGGATTGAATGCTGCGCTTGTGTTAGGACGGGCAAGAAAACGGATTGCACTATTTGACGATAGCAGCCCCCGTAATGCCGTGACACATGCTTCACACGGGTTTATTACGAGGGATGGTGTAACGCCAGAGGAATTTAGGCGGATTGGTTATGAAGAGGTATTACGCTATCCAACAGTGGAACATTTACCAGTAAAAGTGACTGAGGTTTATCGGGACAAAGAAAGTAAGGACATCGTTCTAAGGAAATCATCTGGTGAAAAAGTCAATGCAAGGAAGCTGATCCTTGCCGGTGGGCTAAAAGAAGAGTTACCAAATATTAAAGGGGTTCATCAATTCTATGGGAAAAGCTTGTTTAATTGTCCATTTTGTGATGGCTGGGAGTTAAGGGATCAACCGTTGGTCATTGTTTCTGATCAACCCCATGTGTTTCACACTGCTAAATTACTATTAAATTGGAGCAAAGATGTGACGGTATGCACTCATGGCGCAGATGTACTAACAGCTGAGCAGCAGCAATTGTTGTCATCTCGGGGAATTCAAATCGTGAAAACACCGGTGGAAGCGTTTATAGGACGGGAGGGAAAGCTGGAGTATGTACAACTGATAGACGGCACTAAAATTGCACGAACTGGGGGATTTATTGCCCCTACGATGGTTCCACAGGTGCAATTTGAGGACATGCTTGGCTATGAGATGAACGAACAAGGTGGGATCGTAACTGACGGATGGGGTCGTACGTCAGCACCAGGCGTTTACGCAGCGGGTGACGCAACGTATGTCATGCCTGCACAGCTAGTCTTAGCCGCCGCCTCTGGAAGCAAAGCAGCGATGGGTGTGGTAGCCGATTGTTTAGAAGAGGAATGGCCAACCATCTGA